The genomic stretch GGACGTGCGCGAGGTGGCCGAGCAGGAAGAACGGGCCCATCGGGAACAGGTAGCCGTAGGCCTGGTTCTGCAGCTGCCCGAAGCCGGTGTGCGGATCCCAGGCGAGCAGGGCGCGCCGCAGGAACGAGCCCGGATCGAGGACGAGGTCCAGCTTGGTGTCGGCGACGACCAGTCCGGGCGCCTGGGCGAAGGCGGCGGCGACCAGGCAGACGGCGACCGCCACCTCACGCACCCGCCGCACGCTCGCCGGGACGGCGACGTCGGCGGGCGTCATCGCCTTCGCAGCACGAGCAGCAGGTTCCAGGTGGCGATCTCGCGCAGCCCCGGGACCGACACCACGCGCCGCGCCCAGGACGGGTAGTAGCGCGGCCGGGCGTCCACCAGGTCGGCGTCGGGCTGGCGCCGCGCCCAGCGCAGGCCGTCGGCGACCGAGACCCGGAACAGGTTGGTGCCGACCCGGTGCTTGGGGGGCCGGCCGTAGTGGCGGATGTAGCGGTCGACCGCCCGCTGGCCACCGAGGTAGTGGAACGGCGAGGTCTCGTGACCGCCCCACGGCGAGAGCCAGTTGGTGTAGCTGAGGAAGACGAAGCCACCCGGGCGGGTCACCCGCACCAGCTCGTCCCCGAACGCTGCCGGGTCGCGGACGTGCTCCAGCACGTTGCTGGAGAAGGTCACGTCGACCGCGCCGGAGCGCACGGGCAGCCGGAGCCCGTCACCGACGGCCGCGGCCGTGCCCGGGAGCCTGGGTGCGCAGAGCGCTCCCGCGTCGGCGTCGAGACCTAGGTAGCGCGCACCCGCGCGGGCGAAGGCCTGGGCGAACTGCACCGGTCCGGCGCCCACGTCGAGGACCGTGCGCCCGGCCAAGGGGATGACCTCCTCGACGGTGCTGACGGAGTCGCGGGCGAGCAGCCCGTAGAACACCTCGGGCTCGGTCTGCTCCACAGCGAAGGCCCGCAGCAGGGCGACCGAACGGCGGACGCCGCCGGACCGCTCAAGCATGCTCGTCGAGGGTGGGCCGGACATCGCGGGGAGCCTATCGGCGGGGATCGGCCCCGTCGGGCCACTCCACCGGGACGGCACCGATTACCCTCCTGCCCCATGACCTCCCGCAGCGGCAGCCCCGTGCCGCCCCGGCTGCGGGTCCTCTTCCTGAGCTGGCGCGACCACGGGCACCCCGAGGCCGGCGGTGCCGAGTCGTTCCTCGACCAGGTGAGCCGGCACCTCGCCGCCGGAGGCCACGAGGTCACGGTGGTGACTGCCCGCTACCCGGGCGCCCCCGCCGACGAGGTGCTCGACGGTCGGCGGTTCCTGCGCCGGGGCGGGCGGTTCAGCGTCTACCCCTTGGGGCTGCTCCGGCTGCTGCGGCTGCGGCGTCGCTTCGACGTCGTCGTCGACGTGCAGAACGGCATCCCCTTCTGGGCCCCGTTGGCGGCCGGCGGCCCGGTCGTCAACCTGGTCCACCACGTGCACCGCGAGCAGTGGCCCGAGGTCTTCGGGCCGGTGCGTGCCCGGTTCGGGTGGTGGCTCGAGTCACGGGTGGCGCCCCGGGTCTACGCCGGCTCGCAGCACCTGGTCGTGTCGGTGGCCACCCGTAACGAGCTGGTCGGCCTGGGCGTGGACGCCGGGCGGACGACGGTCGTCTACAGCGGCCGCGAGCGGGCCGCGGAGCCGGTCGTCGACCGGTCCGAAGCCCCGTCCCTCGTGGTGCTCGGGCGCCTGGTGCCGCACAAGCGGGTGGAGCTCGCGATGGAGACCCTCGCCGCCCTCCGCGCGACGCACCCCGACCTGGTCCTGCACGTGGTGGGGCACGGCTACTGGCACGACGAGCTGGTCGCCCACGCCGACCGGCTCGGCGTGCGGGACGCGGTCCGGTTCCACGGCTTCGTCGACGAGGAGACGAAGAACCGGTTGCTCGGGTCTGCCTGGGTCAACCTGCTGCCGTCCCTCAAAGAGGGCTGGGGGCTGGCGATCATCGAGGCCGGGGCGCTCGGCCTGCCGTCGGTGGCGTTCCGGGAGGCGAGCGGGACCAACGAGTCGGTCCTCGACGGGGAGACCGGCTACCTCGTCGACGACCTGGGTCACATGATCCAGGTCACCGGCCGCCTGCTCGCCGACCCGGCCCTGTGCAAGGAGCTCGGAGAGGGTGCACGCGAGTTCGCGTCCGGCTTCTCGTGGGAGGCCACCGGCATCGCCGTCGAGCGCCTGCTGCGGTCGGTGGTCGACGCTCACGGCCCGGTGAACCTGGACGACGCGAGGGCCCGGCGCCCGGCCAAGGCCTCCGACCCCGCGGCGTAGGCCTCCGGGCCCGGCGCCCGGGCGGCTTCAGGCGGCCCGGGCTACGGGGTGTCGTACGTGATGAGCGGCTTGTTCACCGGCTCCGAGGGCACGGCCGTGCCGGCGACCACGATCGCGAAGGACCCGAGGCCCGCCACGAGGAGCCCGACGAGTGCGCTGAGGGCCAGGACCACCAGGGCGAAGCCGGAGTCGGCGGGATCCGTGCCGGACGCCATGCGGGTGCCTCCAGTGGTCGGTCAGCGGCTCGGTCGAGCGGTCTTGGTCGAGCGCCGCGAGCCTAGCAGCGGGGGCGCAGCCTCGGCAGGAGGACCGCGCCACCGGCCGCGAGCAGGGTGAGCCCGCCGATCGCCACCCCCACCGGCAGCGACCGGTCCGGCCCGGGCCGCACCGGGCCGGACACCCGCAGCAACGCCAGCCCACCTCGCTGCCAGACGGTGGGCAGGCCGGCCAGCCGCTGGCCCTGGCCGCCCGCGTCGGGCTGGTCCCGCTGCACCACCACGTGGCCGACGCCCTCGCGGGCCAGAACCGCGGCAAGGTCACCGGTCCCGGCCAGTGCGGCGCGAACGCGTGCTGCCCGCCGGTCCTCCCCGCCGACGACCTGCCCGGTGAGCGGCAGGTCGTCGTTGACCAGGACCTCGACGTCGAGGAACCGGGGCAGCGGGTCGAGCACCACGCGGTCCCCGTTCCACGCGTACCTCCGGTAGTACGTGAACGGGAACGACGCCACAGCCCCGGGGTGCTCGGCAGTGGCCCGGTCGACCTCGTCCCGCAGCGCCATCCAGGCGGCGGGGTACTGGACCGGCTCCAGCCGACCGTGCAGCCCCCACGCCAGGCTGGGCAGGACCGCCACGGGCAGCAACGGGAGCAGCCAGGCACCGGGGCCCATGCGCGACGCAGCGCGCTGGGTCGCCATGCCGGCGCAGACGGCGAGCGGCACCAAGGCCAGCGCCAGGAACTTCTGCCCGTCGCGGACGAGGCCGCCACCCGGCACGTGCACCACCAGGACACGGACCGCCGCGTCGAGCCCGGGCGTCGCACCGGCCAGGGCCAGCAGGAGGCCGAGGGCACCGACGGCCAGCGTGGCCGAGCCGGCGCCGCCCGCGTGCCGGCGCCACGGGCCGGCACCGGCCACCACCGCCGCGACGACGAACAGGAGGGTGCTCCCCGCGAGCAGCCACTCGGCCCGCTCGGCCGGCCACACCGCGGAGTCCCAGATCCCCCCGGTGGTCAGCACGCTGCCCAGCACGCCGAGCGGCGTGTCGGCCGCGGCCGCGAACGCGGCCACCCCGCCTGGGTCCGCGCGCATGGAGCCGGCCTCGCGCAGGGCGGGCACCAGCCAGGGGGCCGCAGCGCCCACCGTGGTGATCGCGGCCCAGCCCGCCGCCGGCAGGCGGTCCCGCCAACCGGGACCGGCCAGCAGGACGAGCACCATGATCGAGACGAGCACGAGCGCGGTACTTCCCGCCAGCCCGGTCAGGGCGATCACGAGGCAGAGCACCGGCACCGCACGGGGCTCGCCACGGCGTACGGCCTGCGCCGCTGCCACCGCCCAGGGCAGCGCGGCGAGGCCCAGCAGGAAGCCCCAGTGCCCGATGGCCAGGCGCTCCAGGACGTAGGCGTTCCAGCAGTACGTCGTCGCGCCGGCGGTCGCGGCGAGCGGTGTGGGCAGCAGTCGCCCTACTCCCCAGCCGGCCAGGACGAACGCGGCCAGCAGCAGCAGCTTCTGCACCACGTCGCCGGGCAGGACGGTCGAGGCGAGCACGACGACGAGGTCGTTGGGCACCGAGCGGGGCACCGACCCGTCTGTCCCGAGGACGGCGGCGGTCAGCGGCTGGTCCGGGACGAACACCATGTCGTACGCCAGGAGGTATCCACCTGCGAGGCCCGGCCCGAGCGCCAGCAGTCCGGTCAGGAGTCCGACGATCGCGCCAGCGGCGCCCGACCGGCCCAGCGGCGTCATCCGGCGGCCGCGGGCCGGCGGGCCGAGATTTCGATGACCGGGCGGGTCGAGGGAACCACCAGCCTCGCCACGAGCACGGCGGGCGCGGTGAGCGCGACCAGCAACCGGACCGGCGCCCGTGACAGCACTCCTCCGGCCGGGAGCCGCCGCCACCCCACGGCCCGCGCGCAGCTGGCCGCATCCGCCGCCAGGCTGTCGAGAAGGAGCCTGCGCACGTGCACGTCGACCAGGCCGGCGTCGGACAGCAGCCGCCGGGCCGAGCGCGTGGTCAGCAGACGCAGATGAGTCGGGTCCTCCCACATCCACCAGCGAGCCCGGTAGCCCTTCAGCGCGGCACCGTCAGCGGCCGGAGTCACCAGGACGAGGTGACCGCCCGGGCGGAGCAGGTCGTGGCAGGCGCGTGCGAAGCCGCACAGGTCGGTGACGTGCTCGACGACGTGCACGCCGACGACCAGGTCGTTGCCGCCCGGCCACGTGCCGGTGCCGACCGGTCGGTCGCTCAGATCGCCGGCGGAGGAGACGGCCGGGTCGATGTCCGTCCCGAGCATCCCGGGGTCGGTGCCGGCGACACGGACCCCGTCGTCGAGGAACCGGCGGAGCAGTGCGCCCGAGCCGAACCCGATCTCGAACACCCGACCGCCCGCCGGCACCAGTCCGCGCAGCCGACGGTAGGTGGCGGCGAGCCGCCAGCGGTCGAGCCCCGGGTCGCCGCCGTATGCAGGCGACCGCGCACCCGCCGGCGCCCGGTCCAGGTCCCGCGCGACGGTGCCGCACGCCGGGCACCGGTCGACCGTGTTGCGGGAGTCCATGCGCCACGGCGCGGTGGTCGTGCCGCACACGCCGCAGGTCGACATCACGGCCGGCGTAACCGGGACGAGCGGGCAGCACCCGCGACGTAGCCGGCGAGGTAGCCGGCGGCCTCCATGCTCCGGAGGACGACGAGACCGAGCCCGTGCACCGGGTCCGAGAGCAGCCGACGGCGGTGCCGGACGAACGCCCGCACGGTGGCCGCTCCCTGCGCCCGCACCGCGCCGGGGTTGGCCGCGGCGAACGCGGGCAGCGACTCGCCGTAGTAGACCCGCTTGCGCCACACGGACGGGAGGGTGAGCCGGCCCTCGTCGTGGTCGATCACACCTGTGGCGTGGGAGACGACGACTCCTGCTGCCCCGAGGCGCAGCCGGAGGTCGGCGTCCTCCGGGCCGGCCATCGTCTCGTCGAAACCCATCTCGGCCAGCAGGTCACGGCGCAGCAGCCGAGGGTTGAACAGGGAGGCGTCGTCCAGGTAGCACGACCGCTCCAGCGCACGGCAGGCGGTCCAGAACCCCTCGCCGACGGTCGTCTCCGGGATGGAGACCGCTCGCGCACCGTCGCGACGCGCCGCGGCCAGGGCGCTGCTCACGACGTCCGGCCGCAGCAGCATGTCGGCGTCGATCCACAGCACCCACTCCCCGGTGGCTTCCATGACGCCGCGGTTGCGCTGCGCACTGCGCTCCGGACCGGCGGACAGCACGACGTCGGCGTGCCGCTCGGCGATGGAGACGGTGCCGTCGGTGCTCGCGTTGTCGACCACGACCACCTCGAGGGGCTGGTGGTCCTGGGCCCGCACCGAGCGCAGGCACGCCTCCAGGGTGCGCTCGACGTCGCGCGTCGTCACGACGACGGAGACCAGTGGCTGGGTCACCTGATCAGCCGAGCACGTCGTCGGGTGCGTGCGTCGGGACCCTGGTGCCGCCGTGCAGGTAGATCTTGGCCACCAGGCGCGTCACCCGCGGGTGTCGAACAAGCACCCGGTAGGCGAGGGAGCGAAGAGGGGCGAGCAGGCCCAGGTGAGCCCACCGTCGCCAGACGACTTCCCAGCCGCTCGGCACCACCCAGTCGGGCGGACGCTGCCAGGCCAGCACGACAAGCCCGTTGCACCAGCGCGGGTCGAAGTCGGTCGAGACCGTCATCTCTGCGACCACGTGGTAGCCGGGGTGCCGCTTCAGGTAGGCCCTGGTCGCAGACCGCACCTGCGGCCACGACCAGTCGTCCACCAGGACCAACGAACGCTCGGCGAATAGGGGCTCGGCCAGCGCCAGACCGAGGTACTGCGCGACCCGGGAGTGGGCGCCGTCGTAGAAGTAGACCCCGACCGGCGCCGGCACAGACGAGCGGTCCAGTCGACGGAAGGCGTCGCCGACGACGAGCCGAACCCGGTCGTCCACGCCGAACTCGCGCAGCGTGTTCTCGACCGCGATCCGGGCCTGCACCGGGTCCACGCCGAACTCGGCGAAGCTCTCGATGGCGACGGCCTGCCGCCCAGGATGGTCGAGCATCGCGCCGACGACCGACCGGCCTCGGTAAGACCCGACCTCGAGGTAGCACTCAGTCTCGCCCAGCCCGGCGACCGCCAGGTCGAGCACGGTGAGCGCGTGCTCGGTGGTCATGCCCGGCACCCGCTCGACGACGGCGGCCAACCGACGATCGACCGGGTGCTCCGCGTTGGCGTCACCGTCGAAGCGCCGCGGCAGCTCCGCGGCGAAGGCCTCGACGTCCATCACGCTCCTCGGTGGCCGGTGCCGAGGGCGCACCTTACCTGTCGGCGGGTCCGATCCGTCGGGGCTCCGGCTAGCCTGGCGAGCCACCGCTGGCGAGGAGGGGCATGGCCGAGCTGCTCGGGGCTCCTGCGAGTCCGTCGGCGACAGCCGTGCGTCGCAGCGGCGCCGCGCTGGCGGTCGCCACCGTCGTGTCGAACCTGCTCGGCTATGCGTTTGCCATCGTGCTCTCCCGGTCGCTTGGTCCGGGAGGTTACGGCGCACTGGCATCGCTGCTCGCACTGGGACTGATCGGCAGCGTGCCGGCGATCGCGCTCCAGCTCCTGGTCGCCCGCGAGACGGCCGAGGCCCCTGGCCGGTCTGCCGACTGGGTGCGCACCTCGGCGGTGCTCGGACTGACGTTCATGGTGCTCGTGTGGCTCACGGCGCCGTTCGCGACCGCCTTCCTGGAGCTGTCGGGGCCGGTCCCGGTGCTGTGGCTGGGGGTCACGCTGTTGCCGGTCACGGTGACCGGCGCGCTGCAAGGTGTCCTGCTCGGGGCCCGGCGGTACGGCGCGCTGGCAGCGAGCTACCTGCTGCTCTCCGGGCTGCGCCTCGCAGGTGCCGGCGTCGCGGCGCTGCTCGGCTGGTCGGTCTCGGGGGCGATCGGAGCGGCCGCCGTGGGCACGGCGCTCTCCGCGGTGGCTGTGGCGAGGATCACGACGGGCGGAGGCGCCCTGCCCCGCACTCGTGCCGGCCGGGGAGACGGGCCGCGACAGCACGTGCGGCTGCTGGTCGCAGCCGCGTCGGCCACTGCGGCGATCCTGCTTCTCACCAACCTCGACGTGGTGCTGGCGCGGCACTACCTGCCCGCCGAGGAGTCCGGTCAGTACGGTGTCGGCGCGCTCTTCGCCAAGGCCGCGTTCTGGGCGCCGCACTTCCTGGCCGTCATGGCCTTCCCGATGTTGGTGGCCCGCGGCGGGCGGCGCCGATCGTTGCTGATCACCACGGGGCTGACGCTGGCGATCGGGGCCGTCGTCGTGCTTGGCGCGCTGCTCTTCGCCGGCCCGCTGCTGGAGCTTACTGTTGGCACCGCCTACGCGCGCG from Actinomycetes bacterium encodes the following:
- a CDS encoding class I SAM-dependent methyltransferase; translated protein: MLERSGGVRRSVALLRAFAVEQTEPEVFYGLLARDSVSTVEEVIPLAGRTVLDVGAGPVQFAQAFARAGARYLGLDADAGALCAPRLPGTAAAVGDGLRLPVRSGAVDVTFSSNVLEHVRDPAAFGDELVRVTRPGGFVFLSYTNWLSPWGGHETSPFHYLGGQRAVDRYIRHYGRPPKHRVGTNLFRVSVADGLRWARRQPDADLVDARPRYYPSWARRVVSVPGLREIATWNLLLVLRRR
- a CDS encoding glycosyltransferase family 4 protein; translation: MTSRSGSPVPPRLRVLFLSWRDHGHPEAGGAESFLDQVSRHLAAGGHEVTVVTARYPGAPADEVLDGRRFLRRGGRFSVYPLGLLRLLRLRRRFDVVVDVQNGIPFWAPLAAGGPVVNLVHHVHREQWPEVFGPVRARFGWWLESRVAPRVYAGSQHLVVSVATRNELVGLGVDAGRTTVVYSGRERAAEPVVDRSEAPSLVVLGRLVPHKRVELAMETLAALRATHPDLVLHVVGHGYWHDELVAHADRLGVRDAVRFHGFVDEETKNRLLGSAWVNLLPSLKEGWGLAIIEAGALGLPSVAFREASGTNESVLDGETGYLVDDLGHMIQVTGRLLADPALCKELGEGAREFASGFSWEATGIAVERLLRSVVDAHGPVNLDDARARRPAKASDPAA
- a CDS encoding methyltransferase domain-containing protein, whose translation is MCGTTTAPWRMDSRNTVDRCPACGTVARDLDRAPAGARSPAYGGDPGLDRWRLAATYRRLRGLVPAGGRVFEIGFGSGALLRRFLDDGVRVAGTDPGMLGTDIDPAVSSAGDLSDRPVGTGTWPGGNDLVVGVHVVEHVTDLCGFARACHDLLRPGGHLVLVTPAADGAALKGYRARWWMWEDPTHLRLLTTRSARRLLSDAGLVDVHVRRLLLDSLAADAASCARAVGWRRLPAGGVLSRAPVRLLVALTAPAVLVARLVVPSTRPVIEISARRPAAAG
- a CDS encoding glycosyltransferase family 2 protein, whose translation is MTQPLVSVVVTTRDVERTLEACLRSVRAQDHQPLEVVVVDNASTDGTVSIAERHADVVLSAGPERSAQRNRGVMEATGEWVLWIDADMLLRPDVVSSALAAARRDGARAVSIPETTVGEGFWTACRALERSCYLDDASLFNPRLLRRDLLAEMGFDETMAGPEDADLRLRLGAAGVVVSHATGVIDHDEGRLTLPSVWRKRVYYGESLPAFAAANPGAVRAQGAATVRAFVRHRRRLLSDPVHGLGLVVLRSMEAAGYLAGYVAGAARSSRLRRP
- a CDS encoding class I SAM-dependent methyltransferase, yielding MDVEAFAAELPRRFDGDANAEHPVDRRLAAVVERVPGMTTEHALTVLDLAVAGLGETECYLEVGSYRGRSVVGAMLDHPGRQAVAIESFAEFGVDPVQARIAVENTLREFGVDDRVRLVVGDAFRRLDRSSVPAPVGVYFYDGAHSRVAQYLGLALAEPLFAERSLVLVDDWSWPQVRSATRAYLKRHPGYHVVAEMTVSTDFDPRWCNGLVVLAWQRPPDWVVPSGWEVVWRRWAHLGLLAPLRSLAYRVLVRHPRVTRLVAKIYLHGGTRVPTHAPDDVLG